The genomic interval GATGGCTTTGATGGAATGCCATCTTGCATCGCTTTTGACTTTCTCAAAAAATTCTCTCTCTTGCGCTACAATGATGTCAGGATTGTACAAAATAACCTGTTCTAAAGAGACCTTTTCAAGCCCAAGTCCACTTTTAGTCTGGCAGAGATGCGGATTAATACCGCCTGTAAATTTGATCGCTTCGTAGTGAAACGACTGGTCACACTCGGTCGCAAGTCCATCCGCACCCTCAGCATAATAGACAACAGGGCGTTTTGTGGCGTTTTGTTGCACGATTGCTTTGGTTTTTTCCAGTGCGGCACTGGCATAGTCTGAGAGTACTTTTGCACGAGGCTCTCTGTTTAAAACCTCGCCAAAGAAAAGGTAGGCTTTGGGCAGACGCTCAACACTCTCTAAATCCACATTGATACTTGGGATTTTGCTACTCTCAAACAGGTACTGCGCCAACTGACTCGAAGCATCGTTGTTCCATAAAAAGACGACATCTGGATGCAAGGAAAGCAAAGTTTCGCGGTTCATGCTGTTCCCTCCTCCCTGAAGACCTCCCACAACGGGAAGTGCCATAAAACGGGAATCAAGCATATTGGACGATTCGTTATTGCCACGGGCATGGTTGAAATTAAGCCCCACAATCAAGGAAGCATCAATCGTATAGATCATATAAGTCGAAGGTGGCGATGTGCCAAACACTTTGGTGATGACATCAGGGATTTCAACGTTTTGACCACCCATATCGACGATTTCTCTGGCATATGCACTGCTTAAAAGAAGTAATACACTTCCAATAACTCCTAAAATTCGCATCTTTATCCTTACATGTAAAAAATTAGAGTTTTTGCAAAACCAGTTTTGCAAAAACTCTATGAAAAGAGTCCAAACTCAGCTTTTATATCTTCATACAAAATACGTTTCATCGGCACACTCGTGCTTCGACGATTCACCATGCGCATCGAAAAAGGCTCGATCCAGTTCCAAAACTCCCCGATCAACGCTTTGGGAAAATCAAGATCGTGCAGGGTCTGCTTGTACGCCAGCAGCCACACAACTCTTGCCTCATCATCGATGGCAAATGGGGCATGTGTGCGACACAAAGAGGGTGGACCATAGCTGAAGGTATAGGTTTTTTCACCACCCAACGCTTGAATGAGAAAATGGCTCGCCTTGGTTACACCTTCCCTAAAATGAGCCTCATCGGTCGGGTACATCTGCGCAACAGCACTTTTTTGAAGCAAGCGGTGGTGATGCAACACAATGTTATGAATCGTTTCTGCCCCTATTTTTGTTAAAAAATCAGGTTTGGGCAAAATAATCGCAGGTAGCGGTGCTTTTAAATTGATAGGGCTCCATTGAAGGCTTTCGCTCTTTTTAGCGATTGAAGGTTTATGAAGAAAATGATGACCATTGCACATGAAATTTCCTTAGGATTTGAGCTTAAAAACAACGGGAATTGCGATCTCTAGTGCCTCTTTGGGTGGAAACTCAAAAGGTGTCGCATCCAAAACGGCATCGATGGCATTACGATCTAAAACCGCTTTGCCACTTGACTTTGCAATTTTAATAGACGAGGCATCAACCGTTCCATTGGCATGAATTAAAAATTGCACGACCGCCTCGCCCTCCACGCCCATCTTTTTAGCCATAGAGGGGTAACGAAGACTCTCTTGGATTTTTTGCCTTACTTTGGCAAGATAGAGGGAGAGCAGATCATCGCTTTGGCGCGCAGCAGGTGCGCTAACCGCTTGCTCTTGTGCTTTTGCGGGTGCTATTGCTTCTACACGTTGCTCGACAAAAGGCTCAAGCGAAGGTGCCGATGTGACAACCTGTTTTGGCGTAGGCACAGCTTTAACGATCTCTTTTGGCACTTTTTTTTCGGGTTTTTTCACTACGATTGGCTCTGGTGGTGGCGTTATATCGTGTTTGATCTCTTCATCTACTGGCATAGGTTTTGGCTCATCCAAAAAACTCACTTGCGTGACGATAAACTCGCGCATGGCGGGTTTTGGTATCATCATACTTCCCATAAAAAGGGCATACGCAATCGTTACATGTAAAAAGAGTGTTCCAAATGAAGCGACGAAAAAATGTGATGCTTTCACGCGCCACCCTTTGTTGTCTGAATCGCAAAGGTGCTGATGCGGTGTTTTTTGCACAGATCGATCACTTTAACCACGTATTCAAACGGTGTTTTTGCGTCACTTCGCAGTAAAATATGAGGCTCA from Sulfurospirillum multivorans DSM 12446 carries:
- a CDS encoding ABC transporter substrate-binding protein, translating into MRILGVIGSVLLLLSSAYAREIVDMGGQNVEIPDVITKVFGTSPPSTYMIYTIDASLIVGLNFNHARGNNESSNMLDSRFMALPVVGGLQGGGNSMNRETLLSLHPDVVFLWNNDASSQLAQYLFESSKIPSINVDLESVERLPKAYLFFGEVLNREPRAKVLSDYASAALEKTKAIVQQNATKRPVVYYAEGADGLATECDQSFHYEAIKFTGGINPHLCQTKSGLGLEKVSLEQVILYNPDIIVAQEREFFEKVKSDARWHSIKAIKEGKIFLVPKVPFNWIDRPPSFMRLLGVRWLTHIFYNTPNSEQFAQEMRAFYKLFLNIDLTDKQIHHISGVL
- a CDS encoding globin domain-containing protein, which codes for MCNGHHFLHKPSIAKKSESLQWSPINLKAPLPAIILPKPDFLTKIGAETIHNIVLHHHRLLQKSAVAQMYPTDEAHFREGVTKASHFLIQALGGEKTYTFSYGPPSLCRTHAPFAIDDEARVVWLLAYKQTLHDLDFPKALIGEFWNWIEPFSMRMVNRRSTSVPMKRILYEDIKAEFGLFS
- a CDS encoding energy transducer TonB, whose translation is MKASHFFVASFGTLFLHVTIAYALFMGSMMIPKPAMREFIVTQVSFLDEPKPMPVDEEIKHDITPPPEPIVVKKPEKKVPKEIVKAVPTPKQVVTSAPSLEPFVEQRVEAIAPAKAQEQAVSAPAARQSDDLLSLYLAKVRQKIQESLRYPSMAKKMGVEGEAVVQFLIHANGTVDASSIKIAKSSGKAVLDRNAIDAVLDATPFEFPPKEALEIAIPVVFKLKS